The genomic window CTGCCGGCCACGGCGCAGACCTCCCTGGCGGCGACGCTCGCCGAACCCCCGGCGGCGGCGACGCTCGGGGCGATGACACCCGACAGCGAACGCGTGTCCGACGTACAGGTCCTCCTCGACGAGGAACAGGACGTCACCGCCTTCTCCTCGGTGCTCGACGAACCCGAGCTGCTGACCGGACGGGAACGCGCCACCCTGCTCTCCAGCCTCGCGGCCGGCTGGCTGCGTGCGGAGGACGCCTGGGGATCGGCGGTCACCGCGCAGCAGGAACGGACGGACGCGGTCCTCGCGTCGGTGCGCGTCACCGACAGCAGTCGCATCAACATGGTCGGCGGCGAGGTGTCCCTGCCGTTCGCCGTGCGCAACGACCTGCCCTATCCCGTCACCGTGGTCATGGAGGCCTCACCGAGCAACGGTCGGTTGAGCATCTCCGGTTCCGTGACGCAGGAGATCGCCGCGGACTCGCGCGCCACCGTGCTCGTCCCCGTGCAGTCGCAGATCGGCAACGGCGACGTCACCCTCCGGCTGCAACTCTTCAGCACCAGCGGGCAGGCGATCGGTGACCAGTCCTTCGTGGGCGTGAACGTCCGCGCCGACTGGGAGGGCATCGGTGCCGTCGTCCTCGCCCTGCTCGTCGCCCTGCTGTTCGTCAGCGGTGTGGTCCGCATGGTCCTCAGTCGACGAGCCAAGCGACGCGCGTCGGGCGCCACTTCCGCCGCCTCCGCAGCTGCTCCGGACAGCGGTCAGCCGCCAGGCGATGAGCCCCCGGTAGAGTCGTCACCCGGACGACAGGAGACGAATGGCTGACGGCATCGGCAGAGCGAGCGCGCTCCTCGCCTCGGGAACCCTCGTCTCCCGACTGCTCGGCTTCGTCAAAGCGATCCTCGTGGCTCAGGCCATCGGCGTCCTGGTCATCGGTGACACCTTCGCGATCGCCAACCAGCTCCCGAACACGATCTACGTCATCATCGGTGGCGGCGTGCTCAGCGCCGTGCTCGTGCCGCAGATCGTCCGTGCGGGGGTCCATGCCGACGGTGGCAACGCGTACATCAACAAGCTCGTCACCATCACCCTCGTCTTCATCGGCGGGGCCACCGCGCTCATCACCCTGCTCGCACCCGTATTCGTGTTCATCGTCGCCGCGACGCTGTCGCCCGATCAATTCGCGCTCGCGACGGCGTTCGCCTACTGGTGTCTCCCGCAGATCCTGTTCTACGCGCTCTACACCGTCCTCGGGGAGGTCCTGAACGCACGCAAGATGTTCGGACCGTTCACCTGGGCACCGGTGCTCAACAACGTCATCGCGATCGCCGGGCTCATCGCCTTCATCACGCTGTACGGCAGCGGCGACCTCGCGGTCAGCGAGTGGACCGACGGTCGAACGGTGCTCCTCGCAGGGTCCGCCACCCTCGGCGTCGTCGTCCAGGCCGCCTTCCTCATGCTGTTCTGGCGTCGGGCCGGACTGCGTTTCCGACCGGACTTCCAGTGGCGAGGCGTCGGCCTCCGGGCCACCGGACGGATCGCCAGCTGGACCTTCGGCATGCTGCTCCTGACGACCGGTGCCGGGATCGTCGAGACCCAGATCGTCGCCTCCGTGAGCGATCAGGGGCCCTCGGTCGCGATCCTCAACTACGCCTGGCTGATCTTCATGCTCCCGCACTCGATCATCACCGTCTCGATCGCGACGGCCTATTTCACGCGGATGAGCGAGCACGCGCAGGGCACACGCGAGCGCGGACGGGACATCCAGCGACTGCAGGCCGACATCTCCGGGGCCATCCGCGTCGTGAGCGTCCTCATCGTGCTCGCAGCGGCCGTCATCATGGTGGTCGCCGTGCCATTCGGGAGCGTCTTCGCCGAGACGTTCGAGCAGGCGCAGGCGATGGGTGGCATCATCATCGCCTTCATGATCGGACTCGTCCCCTTCTGCATCCTCTTCGTCCTCCAGCGCGCCTTCTACGCCCTCGGCGACACGAAGACGCCCTTCTTCTTCACCCTGTTCCAGACCCTCCTGTTCGTCCTCCTGGCGCTGATCGTGCTCCTGGTCCTCCCACCGCATCTGGTGGGTGCCGGCGTCGCGCTCGCCATCACGATCGCGTGCATCGCTCAGACCGTGGTCGCCGCACTACTGCTCCGGCGCCGGCTCGGGGGTCTCGACGGCCGACGCATCGTCCTGAGCCTGGTCCGGTTCATCGCCGCCGCCGTGCCTGCGGCCGTGGTCGGCGTCGTCGTGCTGCTGCTGCTCGGCGGTGTCAGCGAGGAGGGGTTCCCGACCGCCACGATCCCCGGCGCCATCGTCACCATGGCCGTCGTCGGGGCGGCGATGGCTGCCGTGTACCTCGCGGTGCTCGCCCTCCTGCGCACGCCGGAGCTCAAGGCTGCCTTGGCACCCGTCCTCGCCCGATTCGGGCGCTGACTCGCACGCGTCGGCACTACCCCACGCACACCGACTGAGAGCTGCCCGAGGGCCCTGGGGGAGCGGAATAGCGGCCGGTTAGGATGTGTTACACCACTCGGAACCCCGGAACCCACCTGGTCCGGGAGCCCACGAACCACTGAGGAGCATCGTGCGTCAGGTCATCATCATCGGATCAGGACCCGCCGGCTACACGGCGGCGATCTACGCTGCCCGCGCCTCGCTGCAGCCGCTGCTCGTCGCATCATCGGTCGAGGCCGGCGGCGAGCTCATGAACACCACCGAGATCGAGAACTTCCCCGGCTTCCCCGAGGGCATCCAGGGCCCCGAGCTCATGATGAAGCTCCAGGAGCAGGCGGAGCGGTTCGGCACCGAGGTGCTCTACGACGACGTCACCGAGCTGAAGCTCGACGGCGAGGTCAAGACGGTCACCCTGGGCAACGGACAGGTGCACGAGGCACACACCGTGATCTTCGCCACCGGCTCCGCCTACCGCAAGCTCGGCCTGCACGACGAAGAGCGACTCTCCGGCCACGGTGTGTCCTGGTGCGCCACCTGCGACGGCTTCTTCTTCAAGGAGAAGACGATCGCGGTCATCGGTGGCGGCGACAGCGCCATGGAGGAGGCCACGTTCCTCACGCGGTTCGCGTCGAAGGTCTGGGTCATCCACCGCAAGGACACCCTCCGCGCGTCGAAGATCATGCAGGACCGCGCGTTCGCGAACGAGAAGATCGAGTTCATCTGGAACAGCGAAGTCGCCGGCATCACCGGTGCCGAGGCGGTCGACGGCGTGACCCTGCGCTCGACCATTGACGGCACGGAGACCCACCTGCCGATCGGTGGCCTGTTCATCGCGATCGGCAACGACCCGCGGACGCACCTCATCCACGGCCAGCTGGAGCTCGCCCCCGAGGGCACGATCGCCGTCAAGGGCCGCTCGTCGAAGACCAACCTCCCCGGCGTCTTCGCCGCGGGCGACGTCATCGACCCCACGTACCGACAGGCCATCACCGCCGCCGGCAGCGGCACCATCGCCGCCCTCGACGCGGAGCACTACCTCGCAGACCTCGAGCAGGCTGCTGGGGAAGCGTCGGCCATCGGCGAAGCACAGACCGCCGGTCGTCCGCAGCCGGCCGACCCCGTGCTCACCACCACCGTTTGATCGACGGCCAGGCTGTCGGCCTGGCCACCACGAAGGAGAACACTCATGTCAGATGCAGTCACCGAGGCCACGTTCGACGAACTGGTCATCAACAGCGACAAGCCCGTCCTCGTCGACTTCTGGGCCGCC from Plantibacter flavus includes these protein-coding regions:
- the trxB gene encoding thioredoxin-disulfide reductase, whose product is MRQVIIIGSGPAGYTAAIYAARASLQPLLVASSVEAGGELMNTTEIENFPGFPEGIQGPELMMKLQEQAERFGTEVLYDDVTELKLDGEVKTVTLGNGQVHEAHTVIFATGSAYRKLGLHDEERLSGHGVSWCATCDGFFFKEKTIAVIGGGDSAMEEATFLTRFASKVWVIHRKDTLRASKIMQDRAFANEKIEFIWNSEVAGITGAEAVDGVTLRSTIDGTETHLPIGGLFIAIGNDPRTHLIHGQLELAPEGTIAVKGRSSKTNLPGVFAAGDVIDPTYRQAITAAGSGTIAALDAEHYLADLEQAAGEASAIGEAQTAGRPQPADPVLTTTV
- the murJ gene encoding murein biosynthesis integral membrane protein MurJ, with the translated sequence MADGIGRASALLASGTLVSRLLGFVKAILVAQAIGVLVIGDTFAIANQLPNTIYVIIGGGVLSAVLVPQIVRAGVHADGGNAYINKLVTITLVFIGGATALITLLAPVFVFIVAATLSPDQFALATAFAYWCLPQILFYALYTVLGEVLNARKMFGPFTWAPVLNNVIAIAGLIAFITLYGSGDLAVSEWTDGRTVLLAGSATLGVVVQAAFLMLFWRRAGLRFRPDFQWRGVGLRATGRIASWTFGMLLLTTGAGIVETQIVASVSDQGPSVAILNYAWLIFMLPHSIITVSIATAYFTRMSEHAQGTRERGRDIQRLQADISGAIRVVSVLIVLAAAVIMVVAVPFGSVFAETFEQAQAMGGIIIAFMIGLVPFCILFVLQRAFYALGDTKTPFFFTLFQTLLFVLLALIVLLVLPPHLVGAGVALAITIACIAQTVVAALLLRRRLGGLDGRRIVLSLVRFIAAAVPAAVVGVVVLLLLGGVSEEGFPTATIPGAIVTMAVVGAAMAAVYLAVLALLRTPELKAALAPVLARFGR